The proteins below are encoded in one region of Micromonospora yangpuensis:
- a CDS encoding (Fe-S)-binding protein, with amino-acid sequence MGSVQIGTTILAAAITAVAVWLAVRAVMKMTAVIRLGQPDPTRSADKGARVRAMLTETVGHTRMLRWSLVGAAHWFVMVGFVVLSLLVLEAYFEVVSPTGGLPLIGGWAVYGLVTEWIGILGLVSILILIGIRLRNRPTRPGGRSRFTGSTMWQGYFVEAVVLGVLVMGFVIRGFKVATDHFEYPAWATPLSHAVGAALPGWETGVSIAALIKISISMIWVIVISLNVTMGVAWHRFLAFPNIFFKRDPAGKVSGLGALRPMTSQGKPLDFEEADPESDQFGVAQVEQFTWKGLLDFSTCTECGRCQSQCPAWNTGKPLSPKLLILSLRDHAYAKAPYLLAGGGKDLTGEEKATAAQLAHLDVLTLAEAEKPLIGDAEAGGVIDPDVLWSCTTCGACVEQCPVDIEHVDHIVDMRRYQVLIESSFPSEAGVMLRNLENKGNPWGAPQNTREDWTKGLDFEVPRVGEVEDFEYLFWVGCAGAFEDRAKKTTRAVATLLNEAGVSFAILGEGETCSGDPARRIGNEFVFQMLAQQNVETLNEAFEGREPAKRKIVATCPHCFNTLGNEYGQLGGEFEVVHHTQLLAHLVATGRLTPVQPVDGGVTYHDPCYLGRHNRVFAPPREVLGSAISGNGSAGDGADAGLIEMPRNSERSFCCGAGGARMWMEEKIGKRVNVDRVEEAMSTGAKTVAVGCPFCSTMLSDGVNGKGAGEQVEVIDVASVLLRSVRPQRPAAGREDEPVGG; translated from the coding sequence TGACCGCCGTCATCCGGCTGGGGCAACCCGATCCGACCCGCTCGGCCGACAAGGGCGCCCGGGTCAGGGCCATGCTGACCGAGACCGTCGGGCACACCCGGATGCTGCGCTGGAGCCTGGTGGGCGCGGCGCACTGGTTCGTGATGGTGGGCTTCGTCGTCCTGTCGCTGCTGGTGTTGGAGGCGTACTTCGAGGTCGTCTCCCCGACCGGTGGGCTGCCCCTGATCGGTGGCTGGGCGGTCTACGGCCTGGTCACCGAGTGGATCGGCATCCTCGGCCTGGTCAGCATCCTGATCCTGATCGGCATCCGGCTGCGCAACCGGCCGACCCGCCCCGGCGGCCGGTCCCGGTTCACCGGCTCCACCATGTGGCAGGGCTACTTCGTCGAGGCGGTCGTCCTCGGCGTACTGGTCATGGGCTTCGTCATCCGGGGCTTCAAGGTCGCCACCGACCACTTCGAGTACCCGGCCTGGGCCACCCCGCTCAGTCACGCCGTCGGCGCGGCGCTGCCCGGCTGGGAGACCGGGGTGAGCATCGCCGCCCTGATCAAGATCTCGATCTCGATGATCTGGGTCATCGTGATCTCCCTGAACGTCACCATGGGCGTCGCCTGGCACCGCTTCCTGGCGTTCCCCAACATCTTCTTCAAGCGTGACCCCGCCGGTAAGGTCTCCGGGCTCGGCGCGCTGCGCCCGATGACCAGCCAGGGCAAGCCACTGGACTTCGAGGAGGCGGATCCCGAGTCCGACCAGTTCGGGGTGGCCCAGGTCGAGCAGTTCACCTGGAAGGGTCTGCTCGACTTCAGCACCTGCACCGAGTGCGGCCGCTGCCAGTCGCAGTGCCCGGCCTGGAACACCGGCAAGCCGCTGTCGCCGAAGCTGCTGATCCTCAGCCTGCGCGACCACGCGTACGCCAAGGCGCCGTACCTGCTGGCCGGCGGCGGCAAGGACCTGACCGGCGAGGAGAAGGCCACCGCCGCCCAGCTCGCCCACCTGGACGTGCTGACGTTGGCCGAGGCGGAGAAGCCGCTGATCGGCGACGCCGAGGCCGGCGGGGTGATCGACCCGGACGTGCTCTGGTCCTGCACCACCTGCGGGGCCTGCGTCGAGCAGTGCCCGGTCGACATCGAGCACGTCGACCACATCGTCGACATGCGTCGCTACCAGGTGCTGATCGAGTCCAGCTTCCCGTCCGAGGCCGGGGTGATGCTGCGCAACCTGGAGAACAAGGGCAACCCGTGGGGCGCTCCGCAGAACACCCGGGAGGACTGGACCAAGGGCCTGGACTTCGAGGTGCCCCGGGTGGGCGAGGTCGAGGACTTCGAGTACCTCTTCTGGGTCGGCTGCGCCGGCGCGTTCGAGGACCGGGCGAAGAAGACCACCCGGGCGGTGGCCACCCTGCTCAACGAGGCCGGCGTCTCCTTCGCCATCCTCGGCGAGGGGGAGACCTGCTCGGGTGACCCGGCCCGGCGGATCGGCAACGAGTTCGTCTTCCAGATGCTCGCCCAGCAGAACGTGGAGACCCTGAACGAGGCGTTCGAAGGCCGCGAGCCCGCCAAGCGCAAGATCGTCGCCACCTGCCCGCACTGCTTCAACACCCTGGGCAACGAGTACGGGCAGCTCGGCGGCGAGTTCGAGGTGGTGCACCACACCCAGCTGCTGGCCCACCTGGTCGCCACCGGCCGGCTCACCCCGGTGCAGCCGGTCGACGGCGGGGTGACCTACCACGACCCCTGCTACCTGGGCCGGCACAACCGGGTCTTCGCCCCGCCGCGTGAGGTGCTGGGCAGCGCGATCTCCGGCAACGGCAGCGCCGGCGACGGCGCGGACGCCGGTCTGATCGAGATGCCGCGCAACAGCGAACGCTCCTTCTGCTGCGGCGCCGGTGGGGCCCGGATGTGGATGGAAGAGAAGATCGGCAAGCGGGTGAACGTGGACCGGGTCGAGGAGGCCATGTCCACCGGCGCGAAGACGGTCGCGGTCGGCTGCCCGTTCTGCTCGACGATGCTCAGTGACGGGGTCAACGGCAAGGGTGCCGGCGAGCAGGTCGAGGTGATCGACGTGGCCAGCGTGCTGCTCCGCTCGGTCAGGCCCCAGCGGCCGGCGGCGGGCCGGGAGGACGAGCCGGTCGGCGGCTGA
- a CDS encoding NlpC/P60 family protein, with amino-acid sequence MPVATAPLHRRVSAPSPRSTGPRRALTRLLALVAAVAVGAGLLATPAYAEPTVDEIEAQIDKQWRQLEPTIEQYNKVRSQLKVNRRKSADLEKKILPLQMESELAMNRIGELASRYYVIGPSQELGAVLLNSRPGALGEQLTMLDRVAIQERKEIEGVLAMQAKYGTQKQKLDTLVATQVKQEKELAAKRKSITAEIKRLEASMPKTTVKTANCPTIDGVVNEAARVAIRTACAQVGKPYVFGSTGPNSFDCSGLTQYAYKAAGISLTHFTGAQWNEGKAIPRNEARPGDLVFFFSDLHHVGLYLGNDTMVHAARAGKPVNVSSINTMPVAGFRRPG; translated from the coding sequence ATGCCGGTGGCAACCGCGCCCCTTCATCGTCGTGTCTCGGCACCGTCCCCCCGGAGCACCGGTCCGCGCCGGGCGCTTACCCGGTTGCTCGCCCTGGTCGCCGCCGTCGCCGTCGGCGCCGGGCTGCTCGCCACACCGGCGTACGCGGAGCCCACGGTCGACGAGATCGAGGCGCAGATCGACAAGCAGTGGCGACAGCTGGAGCCCACCATCGAGCAGTACAACAAGGTGCGCTCCCAGCTGAAGGTGAACCGCCGCAAGTCGGCCGACCTGGAGAAGAAGATCCTGCCGCTCCAGATGGAGAGCGAGCTGGCGATGAACCGGATCGGTGAGCTGGCCAGCCGCTACTACGTCATCGGCCCGTCCCAGGAGTTGGGCGCGGTGCTGCTGAACAGCCGGCCCGGTGCGCTCGGTGAACAGCTCACCATGCTTGACCGGGTGGCCATCCAGGAGCGCAAGGAGATCGAGGGCGTCCTGGCCATGCAGGCCAAGTACGGCACCCAGAAGCAGAAGCTCGACACGCTGGTGGCCACCCAGGTCAAGCAGGAGAAGGAGCTGGCCGCCAAGCGCAAGAGCATCACCGCCGAGATCAAGCGCCTTGAGGCGTCGATGCCGAAGACCACGGTGAAGACGGCGAACTGCCCGACCATCGACGGGGTGGTCAACGAGGCCGCACGGGTCGCCATCCGGACGGCGTGCGCCCAGGTCGGCAAGCCGTACGTGTTCGGCTCCACCGGGCCGAACTCCTTCGACTGCTCCGGCCTCACCCAGTACGCGTACAAGGCCGCCGGGATCAGCCTGACCCACTTCACCGGGGCCCAGTGGAACGAGGGCAAGGCCATCCCGCGCAACGAGGCCCGCCCGGGTGACCTGGTCTTCTTCTTCAGCGACCTGCACCACGTCGGCCTCTACCTGGGCAACGACACGATGGTGCACGCGGCCCGCGCCGGCAAGCCGGTGAACGTCTCCAGCATCAACACCATGCCGGTCGCCGGATTCCGCCGGCCCGGCTGA